A window from Sphingobium sp. EM0848 encodes these proteins:
- a CDS encoding carbon starvation CstA family protein codes for MTRHIPWILIAIVGAVALSVVAVSRGEAVNALWIVVAAVSSFLVAYRYYALYIARHVMRLDPSRPTPAIRRADGLDYVATDRTVLFGHHFAAIAGAGPLVGPVLAAQMGYLPGTLWIIAGVVLAGAVQDFMVLFISMRRDGKSLGELIRMEMGQVAGTIALFGAFMIMVIILAVLALIVVKALAESPWGMFTVAATVPLAMLMGVYTRWIRPGRIGEVSLLGLIGLLAAIVYGQSIAQSPVSGPIFTFTPVQLCWILIGYGAVASVLPVWLLLAPRDYLSTFLKIGAIAALAIGIVIMAPPLKMHAVTQFVNGNGPVWSGGLFPFLFITIACGAVSGFHALIASGTTPKLIASEAHAPMIGYGAMLMEAFVAIMALVGASILDPGVYFTMNSPAAVIGKDAASAAAAVTAMGFPISPELILQTAKDVGEHSIISRAGGAPTLAVAMAEIFSHIVGGPAMKAFWYHFAILFEALFILTAVDAGTRAGRFMLQDLIALVVPGFKETKSMAPGIVATALTVAAWGFFLYQGVTDPLGGVNTLWPVFGISNQMLAAMALMLGTAVLFRMKQDRFAWVTLLPTAWLLICTLSAGFLKLFSADAKVGFIAHATKFSAAAARGEVLAPAKSMAEMEAIIFNDRVDAGLVAIFLFVVLAVLFFTIRTCLAARKVAAPTAREIPAQLVPAE; via the coding sequence ATGACCCGACATATTCCGTGGATCCTGATCGCCATCGTCGGTGCGGTGGCATTGTCGGTGGTGGCCGTGTCACGCGGCGAGGCAGTCAATGCGCTGTGGATCGTGGTGGCGGCGGTCAGCAGCTTCCTCGTCGCCTATCGCTATTATGCGCTCTACATCGCGCGCCATGTGATGCGGCTGGACCCGTCACGGCCCACGCCCGCGATCCGGCGGGCCGATGGGCTGGACTATGTCGCGACCGACAGGACGGTGCTGTTCGGCCATCATTTTGCGGCGATCGCGGGCGCGGGGCCGCTGGTGGGGCCGGTGCTGGCGGCACAGATGGGTTATCTGCCCGGCACGCTCTGGATCATTGCGGGCGTGGTGCTGGCGGGCGCGGTGCAGGACTTCATGGTCCTCTTCATCTCGATGCGCCGCGACGGCAAGTCGCTGGGCGAGCTGATCCGCATGGAAATGGGTCAGGTCGCGGGCACCATCGCGCTGTTCGGCGCCTTCATGATCATGGTCATCATCCTCGCAGTGCTGGCGCTGATCGTGGTCAAGGCGCTGGCGGAGAGTCCCTGGGGCATGTTCACCGTGGCGGCGACGGTGCCGCTGGCCATGCTGATGGGCGTCTATACCCGCTGGATCAGGCCGGGACGGATCGGGGAGGTGTCGCTGCTGGGGCTGATCGGGCTGCTGGCGGCAATCGTCTATGGGCAGAGCATCGCGCAGTCGCCGGTCTCGGGGCCGATCTTCACCTTCACGCCGGTGCAACTGTGCTGGATTCTGATCGGCTATGGCGCGGTGGCGTCGGTGCTGCCGGTGTGGCTGCTGCTGGCGCCCCGCGATTATCTGTCGACCTTCCTCAAGATCGGCGCGATTGCGGCGCTGGCCATCGGCATCGTCATCATGGCGCCGCCGCTCAAGATGCACGCCGTCACCCAATTCGTGAACGGCAATGGCCCGGTCTGGTCCGGCGGGCTGTTCCCCTTCCTGTTCATCACCATCGCCTGCGGGGCGGTGTCGGGCTTCCATGCGCTGATCGCCAGCGGCACCACGCCCAAGCTGATCGCCAGCGAAGCCCATGCGCCGATGATCGGCTATGGCGCGATGCTGATGGAGGCGTTCGTGGCGATCATGGCGCTGGTGGGCGCGTCCATCCTCGATCCGGGCGTTTATTTCACGATGAACAGCCCGGCAGCCGTGATCGGCAAGGATGCGGCGAGCGCGGCGGCGGCGGTGACGGCCATGGGCTTTCCCATCTCTCCTGAGTTGATCCTCCAGACGGCGAAGGATGTGGGGGAGCATAGCATCATCTCCCGCGCGGGCGGCGCGCCGACGCTGGCGGTGGCGATGGCGGAGATATTCTCCCATATCGTCGGCGGACCGGCGATGAAGGCCTTCTGGTATCATTTCGCGATATTGTTCGAAGCGCTGTTCATCCTCACCGCCGTCGACGCCGGGACGCGCGCCGGGCGCTTCATGTTGCAGGACCTGATCGCGCTGGTCGTGCCGGGCTTCAAGGAAACGAAGAGCATGGCGCCGGGCATCGTCGCCACGGCGCTGACCGTCGCGGCCTGGGGCTTCTTCCTCTATCAGGGCGTCACCGATCCGCTGGGCGGGGTGAATACGCTCTGGCCGGTGTTCGGCATTTCCAACCAGATGCTCGCCGCCATGGCGCTCATGCTGGGGACGGCGGTGCTGTTCCGGATGAAGCAGGACAGGTTCGCCTGGGTAACGTTGCTGCCGACCGCATGGCTGCTGATCTGCACCCTGTCGGCTGGGTTCCTGAAGCTGTTCTCGGCCGATGCCAAGGTCGGCTTCATCGCGCATGCAACGAAATTCAGCGCGGCGGCGGCACGGGGCGAAGTGCTGGCGCCCGCCAAGTCGATGGCGGAAATGGAGGCGATCATCTTCAACGACCGGGTCGATGCCGGGCTGGTCGCGATCTTCCTGTTCGTCGTGCTCGCGGTGCTGTTCTTCACCATCCGCACCTGTCTGGCGGCGCGGAAGGTGGCGGCGCCCACTGCGCGGGAAATCCCGGCGCAACTGGTCCCGGCGGAATGA
- a CDS encoding 2'-5' RNA ligase family protein — translation MEIRSVQTRFRLFFALKPSPLIARQTDHYAKTIAGGAQRIAVDHQHVTLVVTCDYDDYPYAVIKALLRAGTGVMAEPFDLRLDKLSIGNSSAALRPSHRVPLLYALQRQIAAKMRGAGVATHPGWSFSPHQTLFYRKGRPDQQRVDGFCWHVDQFMLVCSHVGRTHHETLATWSLSGSGQYSLF, via the coding sequence ATGGAAATCCGTTCCGTCCAGACCCGCTTCCGGCTGTTCTTCGCCTTGAAACCCAGCCCGTTGATCGCGCGCCAGACCGATCATTATGCCAAAACCATCGCCGGAGGTGCCCAGCGCATCGCCGTGGATCATCAGCATGTGACGCTGGTGGTCACCTGTGATTATGATGACTATCCCTATGCCGTCATCAAGGCGCTGCTGCGCGCCGGGACGGGGGTGATGGCCGAACCCTTCGACCTGCGGCTGGACAAGCTCAGCATCGGCAACAGCTCGGCGGCACTGCGCCCATCGCATAGGGTGCCGTTGTTATATGCCCTTCAGCGGCAAATCGCCGCGAAGATGAGGGGGGCTGGGGTGGCCACGCATCCCGGCTGGAGCTTCAGTCCGCACCAGACGCTTTTCTATCGCAAAGGCCGCCCCGACCAGCAGAGGGTCGATGGTTTTTGCTGGCATGTCGACCAGTTCATGCTGGTGTGCAGCCATGTCGGCCGCACACATCATGAGACGCTGGCGACATGGTCGCTGAGCGGCAGCGGGCAATATAGCCTGTTTTGA
- the yidD gene encoding membrane protein insertion efficiency factor YidD, which translates to MIGRVLILIARFWQLGPSRILPPSCRYAPSCSEYAIQAIRKYGAVKGSWLATKRLMRCHPWGGSGYDPVP; encoded by the coding sequence ATGATCGGGCGTGTCCTTATCCTGATCGCGCGATTCTGGCAGCTTGGCCCCTCGCGCATCCTGCCGCCCAGCTGCCGCTATGCGCCATCCTGTTCCGAATATGCGATTCAGGCGATCCGCAAATATGGTGCGGTGAAGGGTAGCTGGCTGGCCACGAAGCGGCTAATGCGATGCCACCCTTGGGGTGGTTCGGGTTACGACCCGGTCCCCTGA
- a CDS encoding DsbA family protein: MTEPSRPGVRAALSNRTILMTLGVFAFIAAAATGAALGTQGTVRVDATDKAAIEQIVHDYILEHPEIIPQAVEKLQAKRMAGTIDASRKTIETPYAGAWEGAADGDVTVVEFFDYACGYCRASLPDLARLVGEDKKIKVVYRELPILSDASIDAARVSLLAAEKNQYMPYHRALYAAGKVTRETILAAAAKVGIDAKAAQAAIASTKYNEEIQSNIGLAQKLQASGTPTFVIGNQVLNGAVGYDALKTAVTAARGK, from the coding sequence ATGACCGAACCTTCGCGCCCCGGCGTTCGCGCGGCGCTTTCCAACAGGACCATATTGATGACCCTTGGCGTTTTCGCCTTCATCGCCGCTGCCGCGACCGGCGCTGCCCTTGGCACGCAGGGCACGGTTCGCGTCGATGCCACGGACAAGGCAGCGATCGAGCAGATCGTCCACGACTATATATTGGAGCATCCGGAGATCATTCCGCAGGCGGTCGAGAAATTGCAGGCCAAGCGGATGGCAGGCACCATCGATGCCAGCCGCAAGACCATCGAAACCCCCTATGCCGGCGCCTGGGAAGGCGCAGCGGACGGCGATGTGACGGTGGTGGAGTTTTTCGACTATGCCTGCGGCTATTGCCGGGCGTCGCTGCCCGACCTCGCACGGCTGGTGGGCGAGGACAAGAAGATCAAGGTCGTCTACCGCGAACTGCCGATCCTGTCCGACGCCAGCATCGATGCCGCCAGAGTGTCGCTGCTGGCGGCGGAGAAGAACCAGTATATGCCCTATCACCGCGCGCTCTACGCGGCGGGCAAGGTGACGCGGGAGACGATCCTGGCGGCGGCCGCCAAGGTCGGGATCGACGCCAAGGCGGCGCAGGCGGCCATCGCCAGCACCAAATATAATGAAGAGATCCAGTCCAATATCGGCCTTGCCCAGAAATTGCAGGCCAGCGGCACGCCAACCTTCGTGATCGGCAATCAGGTGCTGAACGGCGCGGTGGGTTATGATGCGCTGAAAACAGCGGTGACTGCGGCGCGGGGGAAATAA
- the rnpA gene encoding ribonuclease P protein component, with translation MGKRADFLAANRGRRAPMPGFVLLVRERGDGDPAMRYGITVTKKIGGAIVRNRMKRRFRVLARELLPVHGVPGADHVLIGRSEGIEREFTLLRSEMEKALGKVMSRPVGEAPRRNRGPSKGKHKAAVSATPTGEAKP, from the coding sequence ATGGGCAAGCGCGCCGATTTTCTGGCGGCGAATCGCGGGCGGCGCGCGCCTATGCCGGGCTTTGTCCTGTTGGTGCGCGAACGTGGCGACGGCGATCCGGCGATGCGTTATGGCATCACGGTCACGAAGAAGATTGGCGGCGCTATCGTCCGTAACCGGATGAAGCGCCGCTTTCGCGTTCTTGCGCGCGAACTGCTGCCAGTCCATGGCGTGCCGGGTGCCGACCATGTGCTGATCGGCCGGTCGGAAGGTATTGAGCGGGAATTCACCCTGCTCCGGTCCGAGATGGAAAAGGCGTTGGGCAAGGTGATGAGCCGCCCGGTCGGTGAAGCGCCGCGCAGGAATCGCGGTCCCTCCAAGGGAAAGCACAAGGCAGCGGTCAGCGCGACCCCGACAGGCGAAGCAAAGCCATGA
- a CDS encoding alkylphosphonate utilization protein — MTDDDYVYDEASGEWISAAEAAEKAGAADSVEVRDAVGNLLADGDQVTLIKDLVVKGAGQTLKRGTLIKSIRLTGDPQEIDCRYDGIKGLVLRAEFVRKR; from the coding sequence ATGACCGACGATGATTATGTCTATGACGAAGCGAGCGGCGAGTGGATCAGCGCGGCCGAGGCAGCCGAAAAGGCTGGCGCCGCCGATAGCGTCGAGGTCCGCGATGCGGTCGGCAACCTGTTGGCCGATGGCGATCAGGTCACGCTGATCAAGGATCTGGTCGTCAAGGGCGCGGGCCAGACGCTCAAGCGCGGGACGCTGATCAAATCGATCCGGCTGACCGGCGATCCGCAGGAAATCGACTGCCGCTATGACGGCATCAAGGGGCTGGTGCTGCGCGCGGAGTTCGTGCGCAAGCGCTGA
- the rpmH gene encoding 50S ribosomal protein L34 has protein sequence MKRTYQPSNLVRKRRHGFRARMATPGGRNVIRARRSRGRKSLSA, from the coding sequence ATGAAGCGCACCTATCAGCCGAGCAATCTGGTTCGGAAGCGCCGTCACGGTTTCCGCGCTCGCATGGCGACCCCCGGCGGCCGCAACGTGATCCGCGCCCGCCGTTCGCGCGGCCGCAAGAGCCTGAGCGCCTGA
- the yihA gene encoding ribosome biogenesis GTP-binding protein YihA/YsxC, with protein MTEQESTGQNLADLIEEARKVFAGPIAFLKSAPDLKFLPDMAVNEVAFAGRSNVGKSSLLNALTNRNGLARTSNTPGRTQELNFFDVGDPLRFRLVDMPGYGYAKAPKDMVKKWRFLVNDYLRGRAKLKRTLVLIDSRHGIKDVDTDILDMLDAAAVSYRIVLTKADKVKASHLTEVKQAVAEAIRKRPAAHPDIIATSSEKGMGIPELRAAVLESVTQG; from the coding sequence GTGACTGAACAGGAAAGCACTGGACAGAATTTGGCCGATCTGATCGAGGAAGCGCGCAAGGTCTTTGCCGGACCGATCGCCTTCCTCAAATCCGCGCCCGACCTTAAATTCCTGCCCGACATGGCGGTGAATGAGGTGGCCTTCGCGGGCCGGTCCAATGTCGGCAAATCCTCGCTGCTGAATGCGCTGACCAACCGCAATGGGCTGGCGCGCACGTCGAACACGCCGGGGCGGACGCAGGAACTGAACTTCTTCGACGTCGGCGATCCGCTGCGGTTCCGACTGGTCGACATGCCGGGCTATGGCTATGCCAAGGCGCCCAAGGACATGGTGAAGAAGTGGCGCTTCCTGGTGAATGACTATCTGCGCGGGCGGGCGAAGCTGAAGCGCACGCTGGTGCTGATCGACAGCCGCCATGGGATCAAGGATGTCGACACCGATATTCTCGATATGCTGGACGCGGCGGCGGTCAGCTATCGCATCGTGCTGACCAAGGCGGACAAGGTGAAGGCCAGCCATCTGACCGAGGTGAAGCAAGCCGTCGCGGAAGCCATTCGCAAGCGCCCTGCCGCGCATCCGGACATTATCGCTACCTCGAGCGAAAAGGGCATGGGCATTCCCGAACTGCGCGCGGCCGTGCTGGAAAGCGTGACACAGGGATAA
- a CDS encoding DoxX family protein gives MTLSRTMPDGRWRRIARVVLAAAYAFAGVAHLARPGGFVAITPEWVPMPELVVALTGMAEIAGAAGLMLPPLRKAAGMGLALYALCVWPANFHHALSDIPLSGVHLSWWYHGPRLALQPVIIWWALWASGAIDWPFARRS, from the coding sequence ATGACATTGAGCCGCACGATGCCGGATGGCCGGTGGAGACGGATCGCGCGGGTGGTTCTGGCAGCGGCTTATGCCTTCGCAGGCGTTGCGCATTTGGCCCGGCCTGGTGGCTTCGTCGCGATCACGCCTGAATGGGTGCCCATGCCGGAACTGGTGGTTGCATTAACCGGCATGGCGGAGATTGCCGGCGCCGCCGGGCTGATGCTTCCTCCGCTGCGCAAGGCGGCGGGCATGGGATTGGCGCTCTACGCGCTCTGCGTATGGCCGGCGAATTTCCACCATGCGCTGAGCGACATTCCCTTGAGTGGCGTGCATCTGAGCTGGTGGTATCACGGCCCCCGGCTGGCGTTGCAGCCGGTCATCATCTGGTGGGCGCTCTGGGCGAGCGGCGCCATCGATTGGCCATTTGCTCGCAGGTCCTGA
- the yidC gene encoding membrane protein insertase YidC, with protein sequence MDDKKNIVLAVLLTAAILFGWPYVAKHFFPAANPPATKVEGGKTTPLNASGTAPAAEGPGAIRDLALVLTDSPRVSIRTPKITGSINLKGARIDDIVLPTYKETIAKDSPAIRLYSPSGTKDAYFAGFGWQGEGVKTPDGNAVWTASSKELTPTSPVTLTWNNGAGQTFEIRYAIDENYMITAQQKVSNSGAGAVGVKSYGYVSRAHPSADPDTWTIHVGPMGVFNGAANYDVNYKDLAKGPSSQSFQSTGGWIGFTDKYWLSALVPDQKAAFNGQMRKGDGTQYQTDFSLAPVMVAPGKAVTQTNRLFVGAKEVKTLQAYERAGIPLFDRAIDWGWFYWFEQPIFALLHWLFTVIGNFGVAIICLTFVVRGLMFPVAQRQFASMAAMRAVQPKMKALQEKHKDDKQKLQQEMMELYKREKVNPLAGCLPIFIQIPIFFALYKVLQLTIEMRHQPFVLWIKDLSAPDPLHIVNLFGLLPFTPPAFLGIGLLALLLGISMYFQFKLNPAQMDPMQQQVFAIMPWMMMFIMAPFAAGLLVYWITNNCLSMLQQWFLYKRHPQLSAATAK encoded by the coding sequence GTGGACGACAAGAAGAATATTGTTCTGGCGGTGCTGCTGACCGCGGCGATCCTGTTCGGCTGGCCCTATGTCGCCAAGCATTTCTTCCCCGCCGCCAATCCTCCGGCAACCAAGGTCGAGGGCGGCAAGACCACGCCGCTGAACGCCTCCGGCACGGCCCCGGCCGCCGAAGGCCCCGGCGCGATCCGCGATCTGGCGCTCGTCCTCACGGACAGCCCGCGCGTGTCCATCCGCACGCCCAAGATCACCGGCTCGATCAACCTGAAGGGCGCGCGCATCGATGACATCGTGCTGCCGACCTACAAGGAAACCATCGCCAAGGATTCGCCCGCAATCCGCCTCTACAGCCCCAGCGGCACGAAGGACGCCTATTTCGCGGGCTTCGGCTGGCAGGGCGAAGGGGTGAAGACCCCCGACGGCAATGCTGTCTGGACCGCTTCGTCCAAGGAACTGACCCCGACCAGCCCCGTCACCCTGACGTGGAACAATGGCGCGGGCCAGACCTTCGAGATTCGCTACGCGATCGACGAAAATTACATGATCACCGCGCAGCAGAAGGTGTCGAACAGCGGCGCCGGCGCGGTGGGCGTCAAGAGCTATGGCTATGTCAGCCGGGCGCATCCCTCGGCCGATCCCGACACCTGGACGATCCATGTGGGTCCGATGGGCGTGTTCAACGGCGCTGCCAATTATGACGTGAATTACAAGGATCTGGCCAAGGGTCCGTCGAGCCAGAGCTTCCAGTCGACTGGCGGCTGGATCGGCTTTACCGACAAATATTGGCTCTCCGCGCTGGTGCCCGACCAGAAGGCCGCCTTCAACGGCCAGATGCGCAAGGGCGATGGCACGCAATATCAGACCGATTTCTCACTGGCGCCCGTCATGGTCGCGCCGGGCAAGGCGGTGACGCAGACCAACCGCCTCTTTGTGGGCGCCAAGGAAGTGAAGACGCTGCAGGCCTATGAGCGTGCGGGCATTCCACTGTTCGACCGGGCGATCGACTGGGGCTGGTTCTACTGGTTCGAACAGCCGATCTTCGCACTGCTGCACTGGCTGTTCACGGTCATCGGCAATTTCGGCGTGGCGATCATCTGCCTGACCTTCGTGGTCCGCGGCCTGATGTTCCCCGTCGCCCAGCGCCAGTTCGCCAGCATGGCCGCGATGCGCGCCGTGCAGCCCAAGATGAAGGCGTTGCAGGAGAAGCATAAGGACGACAAGCAGAAGCTCCAGCAGGAGATGATGGAGCTGTACAAGCGCGAGAAGGTGAACCCCCTCGCCGGCTGTCTGCCGATCTTCATCCAGATTCCGATCTTCTTCGCGCTCTACAAGGTGTTGCAGCTGACGATCGAAATGCGCCACCAGCCCTTCGTGCTGTGGATCAAAGACCTTTCCGCGCCCGATCCGCTGCACATCGTTAATCTGTTCGGTCTGCTGCCCTTCACGCCGCCTGCCTTCCTCGGCATCGGCCTGCTGGCGCTGCTGCTCGGCATCAGCATGTACTTCCAGTTCAAGCTGAACCCGGCGCAGATGGACCCGATGCAACAACAGGTGTTCGCGATCATGCCGTGGATGATGATGTTCATCATGGCGCCCTTCGCGGCGGGCCTGCTGGTCTACTGGATCACCAACAACTGCCTGTCGATGTTGCAGCAGTGGTTCCTCTACAAGCGCCACCCGCAGCTAAGCGCGGCGACCGCGAAATAA
- a CDS encoding XdhC family protein: MNDNGGVVGKAIEWRGARMALATVVSTWGSAPRPRGSHMIVHEDGRFEGSISGGCVETDVLQRAAEVIAGRPAHLDHYGVADGDAWAVGLPCGGEISVLVQPVGADGFAPALFERVVAESGKGRALTLSTDLESGLTREGAIEGQFHNRYDPPRRVLIVGAVQIAQSLSALAQAIGVAPVIIDPRGRFLTEERFPGVELDDRWPDEAVAARFPGESTAVVTLSHDIKIDDPALAAALRAPTGYIAALGSRKSHAARLQRLAGEGFSAEDLARIDGPAGLDIGAVGAAEIALSIAAGMIAGFNARR, from the coding sequence TTGAACGATAATGGCGGGGTTGTCGGCAAGGCCATCGAATGGCGCGGCGCCCGCATGGCGCTGGCGACCGTGGTGTCGACCTGGGGCTCGGCGCCCCGGCCGCGCGGCAGTCATATGATCGTGCATGAGGATGGCCGGTTCGAAGGCAGCATTTCGGGCGGTTGCGTCGAAACCGACGTGCTGCAACGCGCCGCCGAAGTGATCGCCGGGCGTCCGGCGCATCTGGACCATTATGGCGTGGCCGACGGCGATGCCTGGGCGGTCGGCTTGCCCTGCGGCGGGGAGATCAGCGTCCTGGTCCAGCCGGTGGGCGCGGACGGATTCGCTCCCGCGCTGTTCGAGCGCGTCGTGGCGGAAAGCGGGAAGGGCAGGGCGCTCACCCTGTCGACCGATCTGGAAAGCGGCCTGACGCGGGAAGGCGCCATCGAAGGGCAGTTCCATAACCGCTACGATCCGCCGCGTCGGGTGCTGATCGTGGGTGCGGTGCAGATCGCGCAGTCCTTGAGCGCTCTGGCCCAGGCCATCGGCGTCGCGCCGGTCATCATCGACCCCCGAGGCCGCTTTCTGACCGAAGAGCGCTTTCCCGGCGTCGAACTGGATGATCGCTGGCCCGATGAAGCCGTCGCTGCCCGCTTTCCCGGCGAATCGACCGCTGTGGTGACGCTCAGCCACGACATCAAGATCGATGACCCGGCTTTGGCGGCGGCTCTGCGTGCGCCCACCGGCTATATCGCGGCGCTGGGATCGCGCAAAAGCCATGCCGCGCGGCTGCAACGGCTGGCCGGGGAGGGCTTTTCAGCGGAGGATCTGGCGCGGATAGACGGCCCCGCCGGACTGGACATAGGCGCTGTCGGCGCGGCCGAAATCGCCCTTTCCATCGCGGCGGGCATGATCGCCGGTTTCAACGCCCGGCGTTAG
- a CDS encoding S24 family peptidase: MIGNGEDPRIALERLIAERGENYADLSRLLKRNPAYIQQFIKRGTPRKLDEEDRRVLARYFGVAEDLLGGPVARAAPVKTRSLPAVVPVPRLSLGASAGSGSLDEDERTTGVMAFDAGWLRHLGVRPQKVSIIRVDGESMAPTLNDGDEIMVDHDDDAIRLRDGVYVLRLDGMLMVKRVAMGPRRGLFSVLSDNPHYPDWIDIDPALVAIVGRVVWTGRRLI; the protein is encoded by the coding sequence ATGATCGGTAATGGGGAAGATCCGCGAATCGCGCTGGAACGGCTGATTGCCGAGCGGGGGGAGAATTATGCCGATCTCTCCCGCCTGCTGAAACGCAACCCGGCCTATATCCAGCAGTTCATCAAGCGCGGCACCCCGCGCAAGCTGGATGAGGAGGACCGGCGTGTTCTGGCCCGCTATTTCGGCGTGGCGGAAGATCTGCTGGGCGGCCCGGTCGCCCGCGCCGCGCCGGTGAAGACGCGCTCTCTTCCGGCGGTGGTGCCCGTGCCGCGCCTGTCGCTGGGGGCGTCGGCCGGGTCGGGATCGCTGGACGAAGATGAGCGGACGACCGGCGTGATGGCGTTCGACGCTGGCTGGCTGCGCCATCTGGGCGTGCGGCCGCAAAAGGTTTCGATCATCCGCGTCGACGGCGAATCCATGGCGCCGACGCTGAATGACGGCGATGAGATCATGGTCGATCATGACGATGATGCGATTCGGCTGCGCGATGGCGTCTATGTGTTGCGGCTGGACGGCATGTTGATGGTGAAGCGGGTGGCGATGGGGCCGCGCCGGGGGCTGTTCTCGGTACTCAGCGACAATCCCCATTATCCCGACTGGATCGATATCGATCCGGCGCTGGTTGCGATCGTCGGACGGGTGGTATGGACGGGGCGGCGACTGATTTAG
- a CDS encoding YbdD/YjiX family protein yields the protein MSLFLHRLRQMARMMVGMPDYDAYLRHMADHHPESAPMDRVAFFRERQEARYGGKNGGKCC from the coding sequence ATGAGCCTGTTTCTCCACCGGCTGCGGCAGATGGCGCGCATGATGGTCGGAATGCCGGACTATGACGCCTATTTGCGGCACATGGCCGACCATCATCCCGAAAGCGCGCCGATGGATCGGGTCGCCTTTTTCCGCGAGCGGCAGGAAGCACGCTATGGCGGGAAAAATGGGGGGAAGTGCTGTTAG
- a CDS encoding M48 family metalloprotease encodes MKTRWLRVAAIAAASLALLARPAAAQQILRDAETEAFMADMSGPLVKAAGMEPRNVQVLVINDPEINAFVAGGQYVWVHSGLIAAADNVNQIQGVVAHELGHIEGGHVIRSAEGMKEATGITLLSLVLGAAAIAAGGAEAGMGILGMGQQAAMGKYLAFSRAQESSADLAGARYLSKAGISGKGSLEFFKKLQNQEYRLAIPQDDSYGRTHPLSGERINVLREVYTVDPAWDKPMDPKLEARFERIKAKLIGFVSEPNQTLIKYPESDQSIPAHYARAYAWHKSAYPDKALDEVDALLTAAPHDPYFLELKGQVLLESGKPAAAIPPLREAVQLTNQPLIATLLGHALIATEDDANFAEAEKVLRNAIARDRENPFAWYQLGVVYEHRGDIPRAALATAERYSMMGDNQMALRSADAAMQGLKPGTVDYLRAQDIAMVSRAAVEHKRKKK; translated from the coding sequence ATGAAAACCCGCTGGCTCCGTGTGGCGGCTATTGCCGCAGCCTCGCTCGCCTTGCTGGCGCGGCCGGCCGCGGCGCAGCAAATCCTGCGCGACGCGGAGACCGAAGCCTTCATGGCCGACATGTCCGGGCCTCTGGTCAAGGCGGCGGGCATGGAACCGCGCAATGTCCAGGTGCTGGTGATCAACGATCCGGAGATCAACGCCTTCGTCGCGGGCGGTCAATATGTCTGGGTGCATAGCGGCCTGATCGCCGCCGCCGATAATGTGAACCAGATTCAGGGCGTGGTCGCGCATGAACTCGGCCATATAGAAGGCGGCCATGTCATTCGCTCCGCCGAGGGGATGAAGGAAGCGACCGGCATCACCCTGCTCAGTCTGGTGCTGGGCGCTGCCGCCATCGCGGCGGGCGGCGCGGAAGCGGGCATGGGCATATTGGGCATGGGCCAGCAGGCGGCGATGGGCAAATATCTCGCCTTTTCCCGCGCGCAGGAAAGCTCCGCCGACCTCGCCGGAGCGCGCTATCTGAGCAAGGCGGGGATTTCCGGCAAGGGCAGTCTGGAATTCTTCAAGAAGCTGCAGAATCAGGAATATCGCCTCGCCATCCCGCAGGACGACAGCTACGGCCGCACCCATCCGCTGTCAGGCGAGCGCATCAATGTGCTGCGGGAAGTCTATACGGTCGATCCGGCCTGGGACAAGCCGATGGACCCCAAGCTGGAGGCGCGCTTCGAACGGATCAAGGCGAAGCTGATCGGCTTCGTCTCCGAACCCAATCAGACGCTCATCAAATATCCCGAAAGCGACCAGTCGATCCCGGCGCATTATGCCCGCGCCTATGCCTGGCACAAGAGCGCCTATCCCGACAAGGCGCTGGACGAGGTCGATGCGCTACTGACCGCCGCGCCGCACGACCCCTATTTTCTGGAATTGAAAGGGCAGGTGCTGCTGGAAAGCGGCAAGCCAGCCGCCGCCATCCCACCGCTGCGCGAGGCCGTGCAGCTCACCAACCAGCCGCTGATCGCGACGCTGCTGGGCCATGCGCTGATCGCGACGGAGGATGACGCGAACTTTGCCGAAGCGGAGAAGGTGTTGCGCAACGCCATCGCGCGGGATCGGGAAAACCCCTTCGCCTGGTATCAGTTGGGCGTCGTCTATGAACATCGCGGCGACATTCCCCGCGCGGCGCTGGCGACGGCGGAGCGCTATTCGATGATGGGCGACAACCAGATGGCGCTGCGCAGCGCCGACGCGGCGATGCAGGGGTTGAAGCCGGGAACGGTTGACTATCTGCGCGCGCAGGATATCGCGATGGTTTCCCGCGCCGCCGTCGAACATAAGCGAAAGAAGAAATGA